Proteins from one Candidatus Binatia bacterium genomic window:
- a CDS encoding nitrate reductase, producing the protein MERVKNGNVERWVKSYCPYCGVGCGLLAWLKDGAVARIKGDPDHPSSLGDLCAKAVYLPESLKTPDRLLYPQMRRCQDGPFTRVSWDAALKFLARRFREIIAEHGPNAVAFYGSGQLTTEEYYVGNKLAKGFLGTNNFDTNSRLCMASAVAGYKTSLGSDGPPASYADLDLADCFLLIGTNTADCHPVVFKRIKRRKMQDPDGVVVIAVDPRRTETADFADLHLPIRPGTDIALLNSMLCVLINEELIDLGFVMKHTKGFADTIAMAEKYPPAVAEKICGVPACLIEEAAMIFGKSERALTLWSMGVNQSTVGVSKNNAIHNLHLATGKIGKPGCGPFSLTGQPNAMGGREVGGMSQLLPGYREVSNPIHRAEVARFWGIPAERLSPAAGLSALDLFEAMEQGEVKAVWIMCTNPAASAPDIDFIEKALRKAELVVVQDAYHPSGTTQFAHVLLPAAQWSEKEGVMTNSERRITYMPKLVDAPGEALPDWKILTRFARELGFEAAFPYESAEEIFAEFARLTRGTMCDYSGVTYDRLKKGPLQWPCPAEAHPGTERLYADFSFPDSNGRANFIAVDHQEPFEPPDKDYPHILTTGRVKNQWHTMTRTGKVEALRKMCPEPYLEMNPLDAKNCAIVDADFVEIVSRRGKAVVQVRVTAETRPGTCFMPFHWGRQFGFYKAANNLTVTARDPLSRQPELKACAVRVRKMSNFLEGDM; encoded by the coding sequence ATGGAAAGAGTCAAAAACGGTAACGTTGAGCGCTGGGTGAAATCCTATTGCCCTTACTGCGGCGTGGGCTGCGGCCTTCTTGCCTGGCTGAAGGATGGCGCCGTCGCAAGAATCAAAGGCGATCCAGATCATCCGTCGAGTCTGGGCGACCTCTGCGCCAAGGCGGTCTATCTGCCGGAGAGTTTGAAGACGCCGGATCGCTTGCTCTACCCTCAGATGCGCCGTTGCCAGGACGGACCTTTCACCCGCGTTTCCTGGGACGCGGCGCTCAAGTTTCTCGCCCGTAGGTTTCGCGAAATTATCGCCGAGCACGGGCCGAACGCGGTCGCTTTCTATGGCTCGGGGCAGCTTACGACCGAAGAATATTACGTCGGCAACAAGCTCGCGAAAGGTTTTCTCGGGACCAATAACTTCGACACCAATTCCCGCCTCTGCATGGCGTCGGCGGTGGCCGGCTACAAGACTTCCCTCGGTTCCGACGGCCCGCCGGCCTCCTACGCCGACCTCGACCTGGCGGATTGCTTTCTGCTCATCGGCACCAATACCGCCGACTGCCATCCCGTCGTCTTCAAAAGGATCAAGCGCAGAAAGATGCAGGACCCCGACGGCGTCGTGGTGATTGCGGTCGACCCGCGCCGGACGGAGACCGCCGACTTCGCCGATCTTCACCTGCCGATTCGGCCCGGCACGGACATCGCGCTCTTGAATAGCATGCTTTGCGTGCTGATCAACGAAGAGCTGATCGATCTCGGCTTCGTCATGAAACATACGAAAGGGTTTGCCGATACGATTGCGATGGCGGAGAAGTATCCGCCCGCGGTCGCGGAAAAAATATGCGGCGTCCCGGCGTGCCTTATAGAAGAAGCCGCGATGATCTTCGGGAAATCGGAACGGGCGCTCACCCTCTGGAGCATGGGGGTGAATCAGAGCACGGTGGGCGTCAGCAAGAACAACGCCATTCACAACCTCCATCTCGCGACGGGAAAAATCGGCAAGCCCGGCTGCGGCCCGTTTTCCCTGACGGGCCAGCCCAACGCCATGGGCGGCCGCGAGGTCGGCGGCATGTCCCAGCTTCTCCCCGGTTACCGCGAGGTTTCCAACCCGATTCATCGCGCGGAAGTCGCGCGCTTTTGGGGAATTCCCGCCGAACGGCTGTCGCCGGCGGCCGGCCTTTCGGCTCTCGACCTCTTCGAAGCCATGGAGCAGGGAGAGGTCAAGGCGGTCTGGATCATGTGCACCAATCCGGCCGCTTCCGCGCCGGATATCGATTTTATCGAGAAGGCGCTGAGAAAGGCCGAGCTGGTCGTCGTGCAGGACGCCTATCATCCGTCCGGGACGACGCAGTTTGCCCACGTTCTTTTGCCCGCCGCGCAGTGGTCGGAGAAAGAGGGCGTGATGACCAACTCGGAGCGGCGGATCACTTACATGCCGAAGCTCGTCGATGCGCCGGGCGAAGCGCTGCCGGATTGGAAAATCCTCACTCGCTTCGCGCGCGAGCTGGGGTTTGAAGCGGCTTTTCCGTACGAGTCGGCCGAAGAAATTTTCGCCGAGTTTGCTCGGCTTACGCGCGGGACGATGTGCGATTATTCGGGTGTGACTTACGACCGTCTAAAAAAAGGCCCGCTCCAATGGCCCTGTCCGGCCGAGGCTCATCCGGGCACGGAAAGACTCTATGCCGATTTCAGCTTTCCTGATTCAAACGGCCGGGCGAACTTTATCGCCGTCGATCACCAGGAGCCGTTCGAGCCGCCGGACAAAGACTATCCGCATATTCTTACGACGGGACGAGTGAAGAATCAGTGGCACACCATGACCCGAACCGGCAAAGTCGAGGCGCTCAGGAAAATGTGTCCAGAGCCGTACCTGGAGATGAACCCGTTGGACGCAAAAAATTGCGCCATCGTCGACGCCGATTTTGTCGAAATCGTTTCCCGGCGGGGGAAGGCGGTAGTTCAGGTCCGCGTGACCGCCGAGACCCGGCCGGGGACTTGTTTCATGCCCTTTCACTGGGGCAGACAGTTTGGCTTTTATAAGGCGGCGAACAACCTGACCGTGACCGCCAGAGACCCCCTCTCCAGGCAACCGGAGCTCAAAGCATGCGCGGTAAGGGTGAGAAAAATGTCAAATTTCCTAGAGGGTGACATGTGA